A DNA window from Thiothrix subterranea contains the following coding sequences:
- a CDS encoding vWA domain-containing protein, with the protein MAALATAGKRMTLWQTLHWCEPLWLLLALFPLLLAAWGYFQQRHQAQNYADPHLLPWVQVTTSQHGWRKWLSPQTLWAIAWILFAISLAGPRIPQTQPDDLRTAQFDVLVVLDISRSMQATDLAPNRLQRAALELHEFLSLAQGSRVGIVVYGARPHLFAPLTNDANAVRFYLQHLETLVLPTHGTDHAAALEFAQQELTVREQALPAAVLWITDGDIPTDQHAALQTRVQAMQAAGIPLYSLGVGTEDGEAIPLPGGKWLEHDGQAVRSRLDSALLQSLTAQAEGAYSAVKDDASDWKTLYTNGIVEAFPATASDAQQWRELYVWTLLLGMVCAWLAIRGRKNEA; encoded by the coding sequence GTGGCAGCTCTGGCAACGGCGGGCAAACGCATGACGCTGTGGCAAACCTTACACTGGTGCGAACCCTTATGGCTGCTGCTGGCACTGTTCCCACTACTGCTTGCCGCATGGGGCTATTTCCAGCAACGCCACCAAGCACAAAACTACGCCGACCCGCATTTATTGCCGTGGGTACAAGTGACTACCAGCCAACACGGTTGGCGCAAGTGGCTCTCACCGCAAACCCTGTGGGCGATTGCATGGATACTATTTGCCATCAGCCTTGCAGGGCCGCGCATTCCGCAAACCCAACCCGATGACCTACGCACTGCGCAATTCGACGTACTGGTGGTGCTGGATATTTCGCGCTCCATGCAAGCCACCGATCTTGCCCCCAACCGTTTGCAACGCGCCGCGCTGGAATTGCACGAATTCCTCAGTCTCGCCCAAGGAAGCCGCGTTGGAATCGTGGTGTATGGCGCACGCCCGCACCTGTTCGCACCGCTGACTAACGATGCCAACGCCGTGCGCTTTTACCTGCAACATCTGGAAACGCTGGTGCTACCGACGCACGGCACTGACCACGCCGCCGCGCTCGAATTCGCCCAGCAAGAACTCACCGTGCGTGAACAGGCGTTACCTGCCGCTGTCCTATGGATAACCGATGGCGATATTCCCACCGACCAACACGCCGCGTTGCAAACCCGTGTGCAAGCCATGCAAGCGGCTGGCATTCCACTCTACAGCCTTGGCGTTGGCACGGAAGACGGCGAAGCCATCCCGCTACCCGGTGGCAAATGGTTGGAACATGACGGGCAAGCGGTGCGTTCACGGCTGGATAGTGCCTTGCTGCAAAGCCTGACAGCACAAGCGGAGGGCGCATATAGCGCGGTGAAAGACGATGCCAGCGATTGGAAAACGCTGTACACCAACGGGATTGTGGAAGCATTTCCTGCCACCGCCAGCGATGCGCAGCAATGGCGAGAGTTGTATGTGTGGACGTTGTTACTGGGGATGGTGTGTGCATGGCTGGCAATAAGAGGAAGAAAAAATGAAGCATAA
- a CDS encoding UPF0175 family protein produces MQITMDIPEYFGLDKTKPEIVSTLKLYAALALFQAGKLSAGAATELAGIDRYTFMAECKKHDIPTINYTPEDLEAELADFRLTC; encoded by the coding sequence ATGCAAATCACAATGGACATCCCCGAATACTTCGGGCTAGATAAAACCAAGCCGGAAATCGTCAGCACCCTCAAGCTGTATGCCGCTCTTGCGCTATTCCAAGCCGGAAAACTGTCCGCTGGTGCGGCAACCGAACTGGCAGGCATTGACCGCTACACCTTCATGGCAGAGTGCAAAAAACACGACATTCCGACCATCAACTACACACCCGAAGACTTGGAAGCCGAGCTGGCTGATTTTCGGTTAACCTGCTGA
- a CDS encoding VWA domain-containing protein, which produces MAHLLPATKIPTWQHHLQRVIFAWLWLCLTVAIAQPVQRGAKLPDLPPERDILLLVDVSISMTLTDYTLDGQKRSRMDVLKTLMHDFANRLQGERLGMIVFAENPYLLVPLTRDPTLVQRQLQRLTPTLAGRVSAVGDAITLALKEASKQPQRKPIFVLFTDADESIGRVDPEAAAALAAESKIPLYTIAIGSTAATMTGDTGGLAYQPVNLALLQTLSERTGAKTYQAGDAQAVEQALAGITRQHQNAAEQTPRYEQQPLYHWLLLAGLLPLMLWQLWQRRANA; this is translated from the coding sequence TTGGCACACCTACTACCAGCCACCAAAATTCCCACGTGGCAACACCACCTACAACGCGTCATCTTCGCATGGCTTTGGCTCTGCCTAACCGTCGCCATCGCCCAACCCGTGCAACGCGGCGCAAAACTCCCCGACCTGCCGCCCGAACGCGACATCCTGCTACTGGTCGACGTATCCATCAGCATGACCCTCACCGACTACACCCTCGACGGACAAAAACGCAGCCGCATGGATGTACTCAAAACCTTGATGCACGATTTCGCTAACCGCCTGCAAGGCGAACGCCTCGGTATGATCGTGTTCGCCGAAAACCCCTACCTGCTCGTGCCGCTGACCCGCGACCCGACACTGGTACAACGCCAACTGCAACGCCTCACCCCAACGCTGGCAGGGCGCGTCAGTGCCGTCGGCGATGCCATCACCCTTGCGCTCAAAGAAGCCAGCAAACAACCGCAACGCAAACCCATTTTCGTGCTATTCACCGATGCCGACGAATCCATCGGGCGCGTCGACCCCGAAGCCGCCGCCGCCCTTGCCGCCGAAAGCAAGATTCCGCTGTACACCATCGCGATTGGCTCCACCGCCGCCACGATGACCGGCGACACCGGCGGATTAGCCTACCAACCCGTCAATCTAGCCCTGCTACAAACCTTGTCAGAACGCACAGGCGCGAAAACCTACCAAGCCGGTGATGCGCAAGCAGTGGAACAAGCCCTTGCTGGCATTACCCGCCAACATCAAAATGCAGCGGAACAAACCCCGCGCTACGAACAGCAGCCGCTTTATCACTGGCTACTACTGGCAGGCTTATTGCCGCTAATGTTGTGGCAGCTCTGGCAACGGCGGGCAAACGCATGA
- a CDS encoding DUF4381 family protein: MNSPVLHDLELPPAPLPDYVWWLLALVMLLLLIAGLAWWRKRQHPVARALRQLERLPDSPPNPTALASILREAGLTSPATLYHARFAPTPCTPDTFATLKCEVRILLEQAR; the protein is encoded by the coding sequence ATGAATTCGCCCGTCCTGCACGATTTAGAACTTCCGCCAGCACCCTTGCCGGATTATGTGTGGTGGCTGCTGGCGTTGGTTATGCTGTTGTTGCTGATTGCTGGATTAGCATGGTGGCGCAAACGACAACACCCCGTGGCGCGTGCTTTGCGTCAGCTTGAACGCCTGCCCGATTCACCGCCTAATCCAACCGCATTGGCAAGCATTTTGCGCGAAGCAGGGCTTACTTCCCCCGCCACTCTCTACCACGCCCGCTTCGCTCCAACACCCTGCACCCCCGACACCTTCGCCACCCTCAAATGCGAAGTCCGCATCCTGCTGGAGCAAGCCCGATGA
- a CDS encoding DUF433 domain-containing protein codes for MNLNNRITIDPAICHGKPTIRGLRYPVEIMMELFSSGMSIEEILDDYEDLERADLLAVLAYATRLSQVKRIEMAQAA; via the coding sequence ATGAACCTAAACAACCGTATCACTATCGACCCTGCTATCTGCCACGGCAAACCCACCATCCGTGGCTTGCGCTACCCTGTTGAAATCATGATGGAATTATTCAGTTCTGGTATGAGCATCGAAGAAATTCTTGATGATTATGAAGACCTAGAACGGGCAGACCTGTTAGCAGTACTTGCCTACGCCACCCGTCTTTCCCAAGTCAAACGCATTGAAATGGCTCAAGCTGCATGA
- a CDS encoding GNAT family N-acetyltransferase yields the protein MKCAVPLNKSHQRAAFDCGDAALNHYLQTTARQHQDKGISRTYVLVDEAQPERILAYMTLTVCEVLVEQLPPEWVKKYPNRIPAAKLARLAVSKDCQRQGYGAYLLVEAMQKTLDVNEAMGLAGLFVDAKHAAARQYYLQFGFLAAPDQLENLFMPLKAIRASLGR from the coding sequence GTGAAGTGTGCTGTTCCTTTAAACAAATCCCATCAGCGGGCAGCGTTTGATTGTGGCGATGCTGCGCTGAACCATTACCTGCAAACCACCGCACGCCAGCATCAGGACAAGGGCATTTCCCGCACCTATGTGTTGGTGGATGAGGCACAGCCTGAACGGATTCTTGCCTATATGACGCTGACGGTTTGCGAGGTATTGGTGGAACAGTTGCCGCCGGAATGGGTGAAGAAATACCCCAACCGCATCCCCGCTGCTAAGCTGGCGCGACTGGCAGTCAGCAAGGATTGCCAACGCCAAGGTTACGGCGCGTATCTGCTGGTCGAAGCCATGCAAAAAACGCTGGATGTGAATGAGGCAATGGGGCTGGCAGGGCTGTTTGTCGATGCCAAACATGCAGCAGCGCGGCAGTATTATTTGCAGTTCGGGTTTCTGGCAGCACCGGATCAGCTTGAGAATTTGTTCATGCCGCTGAAGGCGATTCGGGCGAGTTTGGGGCGTTAA
- a CDS encoding type II toxin-antitoxin system TacA family antitoxin, with translation MQAVMPKNERVTARISEEVKLLLTQAAELSGATLNQFLVQAALEKAQRMIEQENIIRLSMQDSVWFFNALDNPPKPNAKLLQAVAAHRQGLH, from the coding sequence ATGCAAGCCGTCATGCCCAAAAACGAGCGCGTCACCGCTCGCATTTCCGAAGAAGTCAAACTGTTGTTAACCCAAGCGGCAGAGCTTTCCGGTGCAACGCTGAACCAGTTTCTGGTGCAGGCGGCACTGGAAAAAGCACAGCGTATGATTGAGCAGGAAAATATCATCCGCCTGTCGATGCAGGATTCTGTCTGGTTTTTCAATGCGCTGGATAATCCCCCCAAGCCTAACGCCAAACTGTTACAGGCGGTTGCCGCCCACAGACAGGGGTTGCATTGA
- a CDS encoding agmatine deiminase family protein: MNRRHFLSTSLLLSAGSIFGIPSMGWAASGNGWRMPDESEPHARTWMAFGASETIWGKKLLPEVRRNLATIATTIARYEPVSMLVRADEEALARKLLGSANVTLVKTALDDLWMRDTSAIFVTNASGQKAGVSFNFNGWGEKQDFEQDAEVAVLVAKQAGVSLINTDLVLEGGCFEVDGHGTAIITESCVLNANRNPGVSKNQFEDTFMPLLGLEKIIWLPGIKGKDITDGHTDFYARFSKPGVVLAGYDPDPDSYDHAITLEHLDILQSATDAQGKPLEVLKLEAPTDIREDYLNDDFAAGYIGYYVCNGAIIMQGFGDKTADAAAKATLTKAFPGRVVEQLAIDGIAAGGGSIHCTTQQEPR; the protein is encoded by the coding sequence ATGAACCGTCGCCATTTTCTCAGCACCAGCCTGCTGCTTTCCGCAGGCAGCATTTTCGGCATACCAAGCATGGGCTGGGCAGCGTCAGGCAACGGCTGGCGAATGCCTGACGAAAGCGAACCCCACGCCCGCACCTGGATGGCGTTCGGTGCATCCGAAACCATTTGGGGCAAAAAGCTGTTACCGGAAGTACGCCGCAACCTTGCCACCATCGCCACCACCATTGCCCGCTACGAACCGGTTTCCATGCTGGTGCGGGCAGATGAGGAAGCGCTTGCCCGAAAGTTGCTGGGTTCCGCCAATGTCACGCTGGTCAAGACCGCTTTGGATGATTTGTGGATGCGTGACACCAGCGCGATTTTTGTCACCAATGCCAGCGGACAGAAAGCCGGGGTCAGTTTCAACTTCAATGGCTGGGGCGAAAAACAGGACTTCGAGCAGGATGCTGAAGTCGCGGTATTGGTCGCCAAACAAGCAGGTGTGTCGCTGATCAATACCGATCTGGTGCTGGAGGGCGGCTGTTTTGAAGTGGATGGGCACGGCACTGCCATCATCACGGAAAGCTGTGTACTGAATGCCAACCGTAATCCGGGCGTTTCCAAAAACCAGTTTGAGGATACGTTCATGCCCTTGCTGGGGCTGGAGAAAATCATCTGGCTACCGGGCATCAAAGGCAAAGACATCACCGACGGGCATACCGACTTTTACGCACGTTTTTCCAAGCCGGGGGTAGTGCTGGCGGGTTACGACCCTGATCCCGACTCCTACGATCACGCGATAACACTGGAACATCTGGATATTCTGCAAAGCGCGACCGATGCACAAGGCAAGCCGCTGGAGGTGTTGAAGCTGGAAGCACCGACCGACATCCGTGAAGATTATCTGAACGATGATTTTGCAGCAGGCTACATCGGCTATTACGTCTGCAACGGAGCCATTATCATGCAAGGCTTCGGCGACAAAACCGCCGATGCAGCCGCGAAAGCCACCCTGACCAAAGCCTTTCCGGGGCGGGTTGTCGAACAACTGGCGATTGATGGTATCGCTGCTGGTGGTGGCAGCATCCATTGCACCACGCAACAAGAGCCGAGGTAA
- a CDS encoding agmatine deiminase family protein, giving the protein MKIAIRQTLLATLICSLSVLGTMTSTATYAASQSYMPEENATHEGTWLQWPHQYTYGATYRSRLDATWVAMTKALVQSENVHIIAYNATEKTRIQNLLLNAGVPLASVSFLISPTDDVWVRDNGPIFVRNQSGQLQITDWGFNGWGLDTPYKKDNLIPTAVGKSLAMPTVNLNNVVLEGGAIEVDGKGALLATKSSVLQNKRNPNLTQAQVEQALSNNLGISKFIWLDGAPGGKEDITDTHIDGFARFGDDRTIVTMSATDLNYWSISSKDINTLYTASNASGTPYNIVKLPLTAKNVVTAYGKNLGYKGSYVNYYVGNNVVLMPAYQDANDTVARNILQSLYPTRTVVGIDVRNLYANGGMVHCVTQQQPTAY; this is encoded by the coding sequence ATGAAAATCGCAATCCGCCAAACCCTGCTTGCCACACTGATCTGTTCACTGAGCGTTTTGGGAACGATGACCAGCACCGCCACCTACGCCGCCAGCCAAAGCTACATGCCAGAAGAAAATGCCACCCACGAAGGCACTTGGCTGCAATGGCCGCACCAATACACCTACGGCGCAACCTACCGCAGCCGCCTCGACGCGACATGGGTAGCCATGACCAAAGCACTGGTGCAAAGCGAAAACGTCCACATCATTGCTTACAACGCCACCGAGAAAACCCGTATCCAAAACCTGCTGCTGAATGCAGGCGTACCCCTCGCCAGCGTCAGCTTCCTGATCAGCCCGACCGATGACGTGTGGGTACGCGACAATGGCCCAATCTTCGTGCGTAACCAGAGCGGACAATTGCAAATCACCGACTGGGGTTTCAACGGCTGGGGGCTGGATACGCCTTACAAGAAAGATAACCTCATCCCCACCGCTGTCGGCAAAAGCCTCGCCATGCCCACCGTCAACCTCAACAACGTGGTGCTGGAAGGCGGCGCAATCGAAGTCGATGGCAAAGGCGCATTACTCGCCACCAAAAGTTCCGTGCTGCAAAACAAGCGCAACCCCAACCTGACCCAAGCGCAAGTGGAACAAGCCCTGTCCAACAACCTCGGCATCAGCAAATTCATCTGGCTGGATGGCGCACCCGGCGGCAAGGAAGACATCACCGACACCCACATCGACGGTTTCGCCCGCTTCGGCGACGACCGCACTATCGTCACTATGAGCGCCACCGACCTCAACTACTGGAGCATTTCCAGCAAGGACATCAACACCCTGTACACCGCCAGCAACGCCAGCGGCACGCCCTACAACATCGTGAAATTGCCGCTGACCGCCAAAAACGTCGTAACGGCTTACGGTAAAAACCTCGGTTACAAAGGCTCTTACGTCAATTATTATGTCGGCAACAACGTAGTGCTAATGCCAGCCTATCAGGATGCGAATGACACCGTAGCGCGAAACATCTTGCAGTCGCTCTACCCAACCCGCACGGTGGTAGGGATCGACGTGCGCAACCTGTACGCCAACGGTGGCATGGTGCATTGCGTAACCCAGCAACAGCCAACCGCTTACTAA
- a CDS encoding flavin monoamine oxidase family protein yields the protein MSRRKFLHLMAGLLASTSVAPLSAAPAKRIVVVGAGISGLTAAQTLRQQGHSVTVVEARDRLGGRLWTSKRWQHMPVDLGATWIHGAKDNPLSALADRIGAKRLITRYANTTTYNTAGKPLNNSENRQLEQWQARIDSALDAAQAADTDQSVQAAVETALGWNSLKASERQLVQFILNSTLEQEYAGSIHELSAYWHDAAAAFKGDDALFPDGYQVIVDHLAKGLNVQLQHVVQTVTWSEQQVTVQTNRSAFPADHAIITLPLGVLKSGQVAFSPPLPARKQQAINALGMGTLNKCYLQFPSVFWPKDQDWLEYIPTEAGAWTEWVSLTRVAGWPVLLGFNAAKRGKRIEQWTDKQIVADAMQTLRKLFGANIPEPLDYQITRWNADPYARGAYSFNSVGSTPAMRDHLAERLGNTVFFAGEATERKHFSSVHGAYLSGLRAAQQILEQVRGKPSA from the coding sequence ATGAGCCGCCGGAAATTTTTACACCTGATGGCTGGTCTATTGGCAAGCACTAGCGTTGCCCCCTTGTCTGCCGCCCCCGCCAAACGCATTGTGGTGGTTGGCGCAGGTATCTCCGGTCTAACTGCCGCACAAACCTTACGCCAGCAAGGGCATTCCGTAACCGTTGTGGAAGCGCGTGACCGCCTAGGCGGGCGTTTGTGGACAAGTAAACGCTGGCAACACATGCCCGTAGACCTCGGCGCAACGTGGATTCACGGCGCAAAAGACAATCCCTTATCCGCTTTGGCTGACCGCATCGGCGCAAAACGTTTAATCACTCGTTACGCAAACACCACCACCTACAACACCGCTGGCAAACCCCTGAACAACAGCGAAAACCGCCAGTTGGAACAATGGCAAGCGCGTATCGACAGCGCATTGGACGCCGCGCAAGCCGCCGACACCGATCAATCCGTTCAAGCCGCTGTCGAAACAGCACTGGGCTGGAATAGCCTGAAGGCAAGCGAACGCCAACTCGTGCAATTCATCCTCAACAGTACCTTGGAGCAAGAGTATGCAGGCAGCATCCATGAGCTTTCCGCCTACTGGCATGATGCAGCCGCCGCATTCAAGGGCGATGATGCGCTGTTCCCGGATGGCTACCAAGTCATCGTCGATCATCTGGCGAAAGGGTTGAATGTGCAATTGCAACACGTCGTGCAAACAGTCACATGGTCAGAGCAACAGGTGACGGTGCAAACCAACCGGAGTGCGTTTCCAGCCGATCACGCCATTATCACCTTGCCGCTGGGCGTGTTAAAAAGTGGGCAAGTCGCCTTTTCACCGCCATTGCCTGCCCGTAAACAACAAGCTATTAATGCATTGGGAATGGGTACGTTAAACAAGTGCTACCTGCAATTTCCCAGCGTTTTTTGGCCGAAAGATCAGGACTGGCTGGAATACATTCCCACCGAAGCAGGCGCATGGACGGAATGGGTCAGCCTGACGCGGGTAGCAGGTTGGCCGGTGCTGTTAGGCTTCAATGCGGCAAAGCGCGGCAAGCGCATCGAGCAGTGGACGGACAAACAAATCGTCGCTGATGCCATGCAAACCTTGCGCAAACTGTTCGGGGCTAACATCCCTGAACCGCTCGATTACCAGATTACCCGCTGGAATGCTGACCCGTATGCGCGGGGTGCGTATTCCTTCAATAGCGTGGGTTCAACGCCTGCCATGCGTGACCATTTGGCAGAACGGCTGGGCAATACGGTGTTTTTTGCCGGAGAAGCTACCGAGCGCAAGCATTTCAGCAGCGTCCACGGCGCGTACTTATCCGGCTTGCGGGCAGCCCAGCAAATACTTGAACAGGTGCGGGGTAAGCCATCCGCATGA
- a CDS encoding tetratricopeptide repeat protein, whose product MKHKLFALLLMLTCSIQADETNLRNGIAAYRAEHYDTATQHFTAAVFAATNDAERSRALHNLGNSYFQQGDYAAAAQVFRDALTYRPEHPATQQNLALAAEVQAELERRREAGQRTAADSASTGARRERNTNTLDWDQTSTLTLGEGKDAPANAPPPDLPPNIEQLVDKGMARLAETGATDPQTWRKSQQSLDDALIALQQLDDDPAALWKRLFEVEEGYPAPQTQPNELPGVLPW is encoded by the coding sequence ATGAAGCATAAGCTGTTTGCGCTACTACTTATGTTGACGTGTAGCATCCAAGCGGATGAAACCAATCTACGCAACGGCATCGCAGCCTACCGCGCCGAACACTACGACACCGCCACCCAACACTTCACCGCCGCCGTCTTTGCCGCCACCAACGACGCCGAACGTTCCCGTGCCCTGCACAACCTCGGCAACAGCTATTTCCAGCAAGGCGATTACGCTGCCGCCGCGCAAGTCTTCCGCGATGCCCTAACCTATCGCCCAGAACACCCCGCCACCCAGCAAAACCTAGCCCTCGCCGCCGAAGTCCAAGCCGAACTCGAACGCCGCCGCGAAGCCGGACAACGCACCGCCGCCGACAGCGCGAGTACTGGCGCACGCCGCGAACGCAACACCAATACCCTCGACTGGGATCAAACCAGCACCTTGACGTTGGGCGAAGGCAAAGACGCACCCGCAAACGCACCACCGCCCGATTTACCCCCAAACATCGAGCAACTGGTCGACAAAGGCATGGCACGATTAGCAGAAACCGGCGCAACCGACCCGCAAACATGGCGCAAAAGCCAACAATCCCTCGACGATGCCCTCATTGCCCTGCAACAGCTCGACGACGACCCCGCCGCCTTGTGGAAACGCTTGTTTGAAGTCGAAGAAGGCTACCCTGCCCCGCAAACCCAACCCAACGAATTACCGGGAGTCCTACCGTGGTAG
- a CDS encoding tetratricopeptide repeat protein, with protein sequence MAVSGIHTGSITTNGGHAIVGNDNQIIQNFYHSASYQAMESQRQKLLERIQKYPDDSEFRQELARLLQQMEDFKRDVLKLAEDFQRIPLNTERLKLAKQHFDAGEYVQARAVLDAESITQEQDALLAEQQRLQEKQATITAQLDDKANEWLLKASLTAIDYSLGDQRIAQASGYFEKTLKSGRTPERLFTYAVFLQKNNQYRAAETLYAEALNSYREFANDNSAVYQRDVAGTLNNLGALVAADSQRRKKAETLFTEALTLSRELAKDNPAVYQPYVAMMLNNVGILVAADSQRRKEAETLYTEALSSYRELAKDNLAVYQRDVANTLNNLGNFVAADSQRCKEAETLYTEALSSYRELAKDNPAVYQRDVANTLNNLGALVAADSQRRKEAETLYTEALSSFRELAKDNPAVYQQPYVAGTLNNVGILVAADSQRRKEAETLYTEALSSYRELAKDNPAVYQPYVAMALNNLGTLVAVDSQRRKEAETLFTEALSSYRELAKDNPAVYQRDVAGTLSNLGNLVAADSQWRKEAETLYTEALSIRRELAKDNPAVYQPDVATTLSNLGNLVAADSQRRKEAETLYTEALSSFRQLAKNNPAVYLPDVANTLAAFGWAYLYWNDPAQALPLLQESAQLFAPLAKQAPGVFGRKHDRVLQLIEQAKAAK encoded by the coding sequence ATGGCAGTATCCGGCATCCACACGGGCAGTATCACCACGAATGGCGGTCATGCTATTGTTGGCAACGATAACCAAATCATCCAAAACTTCTACCATTCTGCATCTTATCAAGCGATGGAAAGCCAGCGGCAGAAGCTGCTAGAGCGCATACAAAAATACCCCGATGACTCAGAATTTCGACAAGAGTTAGCGCGATTGCTGCAACAGATGGAAGACTTCAAGCGCGACGTGTTGAAGTTGGCGGAAGATTTCCAACGTATCCCTCTCAACACCGAGCGTCTGAAGTTAGCCAAGCAACATTTTGACGCGGGTGAATACGTGCAAGCGCGTGCCGTGCTGGATGCGGAAAGTATCACCCAAGAGCAAGATGCACTGCTTGCTGAACAGCAACGTCTACAAGAAAAACAGGCAACCATCACCGCCCAGCTTGATGACAAAGCCAACGAATGGCTATTGAAAGCAAGCCTGACAGCGATTGACTACAGCTTGGGCGACCAACGCATTGCCCAAGCCAGCGGCTATTTTGAAAAAACACTCAAATCTGGCAGAACCCCCGAACGCCTGTTTACCTATGCCGTGTTCTTGCAAAAAAACAACCAGTATCGCGCAGCCGAAACCCTCTACGCCGAGGCACTCAACAGCTACCGCGAGTTTGCTAATGACAACTCAGCGGTGTACCAGCGCGATGTGGCGGGGACGCTGAACAACCTTGGGGCATTGGTAGCTGCCGACAGCCAGCGGCGCAAGAAAGCCGAAACCCTCTTCACCGAGGCACTTACCCTCAGCCGCGAGCTTGCCAAGGACAACCCAGCGGTTTACCAGCCCTATGTGGCGATGATGCTGAACAACGTTGGCATCTTGGTGGCGGCTGACAGCCAGCGGCGCAAGGAAGCCGAAACCCTCTACACTGAGGCACTTAGCAGCTACCGCGAGCTTGCCAAGGACAACCTAGCGGTGTACCAGCGCGATGTGGCGAATACGCTGAACAACCTTGGCAACTTTGTGGCGGCTGACAGCCAGCGGTGCAAGGAAGCCGAAACCCTCTACACCGAGGCACTTAGCAGCTACCGCGAGCTTGCCAAGGACAACCCAGCGGTGTACCAGCGCGATGTGGCGAATACGCTGAACAACCTTGGGGCATTGGTAGCTGCTGACAGCCAGAGGCGCAAGGAAGCCGAAACCCTCTACACCGAGGCACTCAGCAGCTTCCGCGAGCTTGCCAAGGACAACCCAGCGGTGTACCAGCAGCCCTATGTGGCGGGGACGCTGAACAACGTTGGCATTTTGGTGGCGGCTGACAGCCAGCGGCGCAAGGAAGCCGAAACCCTCTACACCGAGGCACTTAGCAGCTACCGCGAGCTTGCCAAGGACAACCCAGCGGTGTACCAGCCCTATGTGGCGATGGCGCTGAACAACCTTGGGACATTGGTAGCGGTTGACAGCCAGCGTCGCAAGGAAGCCGAAACCCTCTTCACCGAGGCACTCAGCAGCTACCGCGAGCTTGCCAAGGACAACCCAGCGGTGTACCAGCGCGATGTGGCGGGGACGCTGAGCAATCTTGGCAACTTGGTGGCGGCTGACAGCCAGTGGCGCAAGGAAGCCGAAACCCTCTATACCGAGGCACTCAGCATCCGCCGCGAGCTTGCCAAGGACAACCCAGCGGTGTATCAGCCCGATGTGGCGACGACGCTGAGCAATCTTGGCAACTTGGTGGCGGCTGATAGCCAGCGGCGCAAGGAAGCCGAAACCCTCTACACCGAGGCACTCAGCAGCTTCCGCCAGCTTGCCAAGAACAACCCAGCGGTGTACCTACCCGACGTGGCGAATACACTTGCGGCATTTGGATGGGCATATCTTTATTGGAACGACCCCGCCCAAGCCCTGCCACTGTTGCAAGAATCCGCCCAACTGTTTGCCCCACTCGCTAAACAAGCTCCCGGCGTATTCGGGAGAAAACATGACCGCGTACTACAACTGATCGAGCAAGCCAAAGCTGCCAAGTAG
- a CDS encoding DUF3368 domain-containing protein, whose amino-acid sequence MLVIADTSPLVAIAACDGLSWLDTLFAEVRVPPAVFQEATVQGKPQADRLRHYLQDKVLTIDLHDFVITTEGLGNGELQAMALYKKQHANRLLIDDLRARKAALHNDIHIIGSVGILLLAKENQLISTIKPYLQIIQQTDAHLSAKLIDKALLIAGE is encoded by the coding sequence ATGCTGGTCATTGCCGATACCTCACCACTGGTTGCCATAGCCGCGTGCGATGGCTTGAGCTGGCTGGACACTTTGTTTGCAGAGGTTCGTGTGCCTCCCGCCGTGTTTCAGGAAGCAACCGTTCAAGGCAAACCCCAAGCAGACAGGCTACGGCACTACTTGCAAGATAAAGTGTTGACGATTGACCTGCATGATTTCGTGATTACCACCGAAGGGTTAGGAAATGGTGAACTGCAAGCAATGGCGTTGTATAAAAAGCAACATGCTAACCGCTTGCTCATTGATGACCTACGGGCGCGGAAAGCGGCATTGCATAACGACATTCACATTATCGGCAGCGTTGGTATCCTCCTGTTAGCCAAAGAAAATCAGCTCATATCTACCATCAAACCGTATCTGCAAATTATTCAGCAAACCGATGCTCACCTCAGCGCCAAGCTGATCGACAAAGCGTTGTTGATTGCTGGGGAATGA